From the Pseudomonas sp. VD-NE ins genome, the window CCTGTGGGAGCGAGCCTGCTCGCGAATGCGGTCTGACATTCAACATCTCTGTTGCCTGACACACCGCTTTCGCGAGCAGGCTCGCTCCCACAGGGTAATGTGGCGATGTTCAGGGCCGTGTGTTCATAGGGAGTATTGAATGAAAGCCTGGCGTGGCGCGTTGATCGCCTTGTCGTTCCTGCTGCTCAGTGGCTGTCTGGTGACCTTCAAGGAGCCGCTGACCGCCAGTGACCCGGCGCCCAAGGGCTTGCTCGGCAAATGGTCGAGCACCAACGCCTGGGGCGAGCCGATGAACCTTGAGCTGACGCGCCTGGGCAACGACCGCTATCAGGCGGTCACGTACTTCAAGGCCAAACCCCACGAACGCGAAGCCTATCCGTTCACCGTGTCGCGCCACGGCAGCCGCTGGTATTTGTCGGCAAAAGTGCCGGCGCGCTTCGGCGGCCACTTCACCATCGCCGGATTCGAACTCACCGATAAACGCGAACTGGTGGTCTACAACCTCGATCTCGAGCAGATCAATCAAGCGATCAAACAGAAAGCCCTCGACGGTCAGGCCTTCCAGACCGACGATGGTGACGGTGTGCAGGTCGACAGCAACCTCGACAAGGTCTTTGCTTATCTCGACGATCCGGCCAATTCCGATGTCTTCGTTGAAGCCGTGCGCTACCAGCGCCAGGCCCGCGCCAAATAATTCATTACGTCAGGTTTTCTACAGGAGTTTCGGGTGGACGATTACCAGCAGACGATACGCATGTTGTCCGATCGCATTGTGCTGGCGCAGACGCCGATCCGTGTGCTCGACGCGGTCAAGTGGGACGAGAGCATCCGCAAGGGCTTTCTCAAGGCCAAAGGCAAGGAAATGCCGGCGGTGGATCGCGACTATTACCTCAATCGGCCGCTGAGTTTCGATTCGAGCAAGGTCAAACTGGAATTCCAGAACATTGAGCGCGACATCACCCGCCAGCTCGGCCAGTTCAACCCGGTAGGGCAGATCATGCGGCGCATGTGCAAGGAATATCGCATGGTGGTGCGCATGCTCGAGGCGCGCGGCACCGAGGATTTCGGCCTGATCTCGCAAGAACTGTATGGTGCTGCGTCCGATGCGTTCCACGCCGGTGACCCGACCCTGGCCGACCTCGGCCTGATGATGTCCGACTACCTGAACAACATCGATGGCCGTGGCGATTTGAAGGATGAGCCGAAAATCCTCACTGCCAAAGATGCGGTGCACTTGCTGCAGACCCGTTTGAACAAGGTGTTCGGCGAGGCCGAGGAAACCATCCGCGTGTTCGAGTCCGACGGCATCGTTGCCGACGCGGCGGCGGGCGCTGACTACATCAAGATCCGCACCGACGCGATGTTCAACGATCGCGACGTGCGTGCGCTGGAAGTCCACGAAGGCCTGGTACACGTCGGCACCACGCTGAACGGGCTGAACCAGCCGATCTGCACCTTCCTGTCCAAAGGTCCACCGTCGTCGACGGTGACTCAGGAAGGCCTGGCGATTCTGATGGAAATCATCACCTTCGCCTCCTACCCGAGTCGCCTGCGCAAACTGACCAACCGCACCCGCGCCATTCACATGGTCGAGGAGGGCGCGGACTTCCTGCATATCTTCGAATTCTTCCGCGAGCAGGGCTTTGAAATGGCGGAAAGTTACGGCAACGCCAGTCGCGTTTTCCGTGGATCGACGCCGACCGGTTTGCCATTCACCAAAGACTTGTCCTACCTCAAGGGCTTTATCATGGTTTACAACTACATTCAGTTGGCCGTGCGTAAAGGCAAGCTTGAGCAGATTCCGCTGTTGTTTTGCGGCAAGACCACGCTGGAAGACATGCGTACCTTGCGCCAGTTGGTGGATGAAGGATTGGTGGTGCCGCCGAAGTACCTGCCGGACCAGTTCCGCGATTTGAACGCATTGTCGGCGTGGATGTGCTTCTCCAACTTCTTGAATCACTTGAGCCTGGACCGGATCGAAGCGGATTACTCCAATATCCTTTAACCCAGACCGATCGTTCCCACGCTCTGCGTGGGAATGCCGCCATGGACGCTCCGCGTCCACTGTGACGCAGAGCGTCACGGGATGCATTTCCACGCGGAGCGTGGGAACGATCTCAACCCGAATCTTTTGCGAGGTTTCACCGGATGAGAATCCTCGGCATCTTCTGCCTGCTCCTGACCCTCGGCGGTTGCAGTTCGTTGTTGTTCTACCCCGAGCCGGGCCAGATCTTCACTCCAGAGAAAGCCAAACTCGAATACCACACCGTCACGCTGGTCACCGCCGATGGCTTGAAGCTCAATGCCTGGTGGCTACCGGCTAAACCCGGCGTTGAGGTCAAAGGCACGGTCCTGCACTTGCACGGCAATGGCGGCAATCTGCCGATGCATCTCGGTGGCAGTTGGTGGTTGCCGAAAAACGGCTATCAAGTGCTGCTGGTCGACTATCGCGGTTATGGCTTGTCCGAGGGCAAACCGAGTCTGCCGGCGATCTATCAGGACATCGACGCGGCGTTTGCGTGGCTCGACAAGGCACCCGAGGTCAAAGGCAAGCCGCTGATCCTGCTCGGTCAAAGCCTTGGCGGTTCGATGGCCGTGCATTGGTTGGTACAGCATCCCGAGCGGCAGAAGCAGCTCAAGGCCTTGGTGCTCGACGGCGTGCCCGCCAGTTACCGCAGCGTCGGCCAGTATGCGTTGAGCACCTCGTGGCTGACCTGGCCGTTCCAGGTGCCACTGTCGTGGCTGGTGCCGGACAGCGACAGCGCAATCAACTCGATGCCGCAGCTCAACGGCGTGCCGAAACTGATTTTCCACAGCATCGACGATCCGCTGGTCCCGCTGTCCAACGGCATCCGTCTGTATCAAGCCGCGCCGCCACCGCGCGTGCTGCAACTGACCCGAGGCGGCCATGTGCAGACGTTCGGCGATCCGGTCTGGCGCCAGGTCATGCTGCGCTACCTCGACGATCCCGAGCACTTCAACGGCCTGCGCCGCCTCGGTGAAATCCCCAATTACCCGCAACCCCCGAATTCTGAAGACGAGAGTCCGCAATGACTGAAGAACGTAACGCCATCCCGCTGATCATCACCGGTATCTGCAGCATCCTCGGCACCGTCGGGGCGCTGTGGTACTACGGTTACCTGCACTTTGCCAAACCCGAGGATGCGTTGTTGCTCAACGAATTCACCATGCTCAAGACGGTGCCGGGTGAGGACTACAAGGTCTCGCTGGACCCGGCCCCGCAAGTGGCGCAGTGCATCGATGGCGTGCTGGTGTTGTTTGATACCGAGCAGAAAGGCTTGACCGGTGTGCTGATCAACGCGCAGAAAAAAGCGGTGCGTTGCATGGGTGAAGAGACCCCGCAGAAGCTGCAAGAGTGATTCTGCAGGTTCAGCCCTCACCCTAACCCTCCCGAAACGTCGGACCGCCCAGTGGGAGAGGGGACTGACCGAGGTGTTCTTTCGCTATACGCCGACCTGATCCATCGTGTCGAACACAAGTTCTGAAAGCACCACAAATCGGCTCCCTCTCCCTCGGGAGAGGGCTGGGGTGAGGGGCTGCGGTTTCAGCCCGCACGAAAAAGCCCCGCCTGATCCATCGTGTCGAACACAAATTCTGAAAGCACCCCGAATCGGCTCCCTCTCCCTCGGGAGAGGGCTGGGGTGAGGGGCCGCGATGTCAGCCCGCACAAAAAAAACCCAGCCTGATCCATCGTGTCGAACACAAATTCTGAAAGCACCATAAATCGGCTCCCTCTCCCTCGGGAGAGGGCTGGGGTGAGGGGCCACCATTTCAGCCCGCACAAAAAAGCCCCGCCTGATCACTCAGGCGGGGCTTTTGCGTTACTGCGTGCTGCTTAGTTCGAGCTGACCGCCGAACGTGGCATCACTGGCTGGTTGTCGTTGGAAATGGTCACTTCCACACGACGGTTCATCGCACGACCCGAGACGCTACCGTTCTCGGCAACCGGGTATTCCTTGCCGTAGCCTTGGGTGACGATACGCGCTGGATCAACGCCCATTTTCACCAGTGCGGTGCGCACGGAGTTGGCGCGACGCTCGGACAGCGACTGGTTGTGGCTGGCAGTACCGGTGCTGTCGGTGTAGCCCTCGACGATCACTTTGCGATCCGGGTTTTCCTGGAGGAATTGCGCCAGTTTGTTGATGTTCACCAGACCGCTGGATTTCAGGTCGGCACGGTCAGTGGCGAACAGCACGTCACCGAAGGTCACCAGCGTACCGCGATCGGTTTGCTTGGCGTTCAGGCTGTCCTGCAACTGCTTGATTTGCTGATCACGCGCATCCAGACGTGCCTGGGCACGTTGGGCAGCAGCGTTCTTGAGATTGTTTTCAGCGGTGCGAAGGGCGATGGTTTGCTTGGCCACTTCCACGCGCTGGTTGGTCAGGTAGGCCAGTTGGTCAACCTTGGCGGCGTCTTGTTTGTCCAGATAAGCCTTGTCGGCCTTGTCCAGGTAATCGCTGGCGTCTTTGGTTTCCAGCGCCGCGACTTTGCTCGCCTGCGGGTTGGCTTGCAGGCCGGCGTAGTTGGTGCGCGCGTTTTCCAGATTCGGATTAGGTGGAGTGGAGCAGGCAGCCAGAGCAACGCTTGCGGCGAGGAGAGCGGGGATCATCAGTTGCTTACGCATAATTTTCGTCCTTTCTATCGATAAGAGATTCAGCTTTGCCGTCGGGATGCGCGCTTACTGCACGGTGCGCTGACTTTCCTGACGCAGTTCCTGAACACCTTTCTGGGAATCCTTCACAGCCTGTTCGGCTTTTGCGGCCTGAGCCTTGCGTTCGGCGACGCGAGCGTCCCACTCGGCTTGCTCAGACAGGGTGCGAGCTTCGTCATACTTCTTGTCGTGCATGGCGATTTCGGCTTGTTTCAGTTTGTCCTGCGCTTGCTTCATCTCAACGGCAGCGAACTCGGTACCGCCAGCGCTGACGGCGCTGTTCACCGCCGATTGGGTCACCGCGTATTGCTCGGTCGGTGGATTACCAGCGCAACCGGCCAGCACGAAACTGGTACCGATCGCCAGAGCAGCCAGTTTCAGACCGCGCAGGTGGGTAAACGAGGTTTGGTTTTTCATGGTCTTCAACTCCATTAGGCATCTCCTGAATACATCTGAATCCATCCTGGTCGAGGAGCCGCAAGCGACGTGTGAAAGCGCGTTTTTGAAACGCTCGTTCCAGGCGTGGTTACAGGTTCCGACCGGAGGCGTTTTTCAAAAGTTCAGAAAAGATGGCCTATCGCCAAAAAAAACTTTGACCGAATGGACAAGGCTCTAAAGCGGGAACTTTGGCGGGATGAAGCGGTACGCGCGGGGAACAAACGACGTAGTTCTGGAGGAAAAATACATTCCCTGTGGGAGCTGGCTTGCCAGCGATGGGGCCGTCAGATTCAACACATCGGTGACTGAACTGACGCCATCGCTGGCAAGCCAGCTCCCACAGGTTTAACGCAATGTCGGATCAGTGTTTTTGCTTGCCGGCAGCCGCCGAGAGGTCCTGCAAATGCCTCCGCGACAGCGCCAGAAACCGCGGCGTAGGCCCGACATCCTCATACAACGGATCACCTTCCTCATCCGTCGCCACTACCGTCGAACCTTTCACATACGGCAGGCTCGCTTCAAACTCTTCAAGCGCTGCGCCAATCAGTTCTCCGAGCAGTTCTTCGGCATGCCGTTTGGGGTACATCTCGGTAATCGCCGCCAACCGTGCAGCGGCTTCAACGTCCAGATGAATCGTGTAGCCGGTGTCGGTCAGGCGACCCTTGGCGTTTTCTTCCCAATGCTGGGCGAGTTCACGAATTTTCATGATGACCTCATTTCGCGCCTGCTCATGGCAGGCCTGGGTGAGTGTCCGGCAGCGCCGGCGGCAAGCCTTTGTGCGGCTTACTGTTGAGACTAGCTTTCGCCCGCAAGGTTTAACGTCCCTTCGTCGGCTGCTTGTAAGAAGCGTCGTAGAGCGGCACTCTCTAGGTCATGCACTCGTTTCTAAGCCGTCCGGATTACTGCTGGGGAATTGCTGATGACCGATATTGATGCACGCTTGCGCGAAGACGTTCACCTGCTCGGAGAGCTGCTGGGCAACACCATTCGAGACCAGTACGGCGAGGCCTTCCTCGACAAGATCGAGCAGATTCGCAAAGGCGCCAAGGCTGACCGGCGAGGCTCGATGGACGCCGAACTGAGCGCCAGCCTCAATCAATTGAGCGAAGACGAATTGCTCCCGGTGGCGCGGGCGTTCAACCAGTTTCTCAACCTGGCGAACATCGCCGAGCAGTATCAGTTGATCCATCGCCGCGAAGAATCGCAGCCGGCGCCGTTCGAATCCCGTGTGCTGCCGGAATTGCTCGCGCGTTTGCGCAATGAAGGCCACAGCGCCGAGTCGCTGGCCCGGCAATTGGCGAGGCTGGAAATCGAACTGGTGTTGACTGCGCACCCGACCGAAGTGGCGCGGCGCACGCTGATCCAGAAGTACGACGCGATCGCCGGGCAACTCGCGGCGCAAGATCATCGCGACCTGACCAGCGCCGAACGCGAACAGATTCAAAACACCCTGCAACGGTTGATCGCCGAAGCCTGGCACACCGAAGAAATCCGCCGCACGCGACCGACGCCGGTCGACGAAGCCAAATGGGGTTTCGCGGTGATCGAGCATTCGCTGTGGCAAGCGATCCCCAACCATATGCGCAAGGCCGACAAGGCCTTGCATGAAGCGACGGGCCTGCGTCTGCCCTTGGAAGCGGCGCCGATTCGCTTCGCTTCGTGGATGGGCGGCGACCGTGACGGCAACCCCAACGTCACTGCTGCCGTGACCCGCGAAGTATTGTTGCTGGCGCGCTGGATGGCGGCCGATTTGTACCTGCGCGATGTCGATCACCTCGCCGCAGAACTGTCGATGCAACAGGCCAGCGAGGCCCTCAAAGCCAAGGCTGGCGACAGTGCCGAACCGTACCGTGCGGTGCTCAAACAATTGCGCGAACGCCTGCGTGCCACTCGTAACTGGGCACACGCGGCGCTGACTGCACCAACGCCTGCGCCTGCCGATGTGTTGCACAACAACCGTGATCTGCTCGATCCGCTGGAGCTGTGTTTCAACTCGCTGCATGAATGCGGTATGGGCGTGATCGCCGATGGCCCACTGCTCGATTGCTTGCGTCGTGCGGTGACGTTCGGCCTGTTCCTCGTGCGTCTGGATGTGCGTCAGGACTCGTCGCGCCACAGCTCGGCGATGACTGAAATCACCGATTACCTTGGCCTCGGCCGCTATGAGGATTGGGACGAAGAGCAGCGCATCGCCTTCCTGACCCGCGAATTGAGCAACCGTCGGCCACTGCTGCCGGCGCATTTCAAGCCTTCGGCCGACACCGCCGAAGTGCTCAACACCTGCAAGGAAATCGCCGCCGCACCGGGCGCTTCGCTCGGCTCCTACGTGATCTCCATGGCTGGCGCCGCTTCCGATGTGCTCGCCGTGCAACTGCTGCTCAAAGAGTCCGGCGTGCTGCGGCCGATGCGCGTGGTGCCGCTGTTCGAAACCCTCGCCGACCTCGACAACGCCGGGCCGGTGATGGAGCGGCTGTTACTGTTGCCGGGCTACCGCGCACGGCTGCAAGGCCCGCAGGAAGTGATGATCGGCTACTCCGACTCGGCCAAGGACGCTGGCACAACGGCGGCGGCCTGGGCGCAATATCGCGCGCAGGAGCGCCTGGTGGAAATCTGCCGCGAGCAGCAAGTTGAATTGCTGTTGTTCCATGGCCGCGGCGGCACCGTGGGCCGTGGCGGTGGCCCGGCGCACGCGGCGATTCTGTCGCAGCCACCGGGTTCGGTGGCCGGGCGTTTCCGCACCACCGAGCAGGGCGAAATGATTCGATTCAAATTCGGCCTGCCAGACATTGCCGAGCAAAACCTCAATCTGTATCTGGCGGCGGTGCTTGAAGCAACGCTGTTGCCACCGCCGCCACCGACACCGGAATGGCGTCATCTGATGGACGAATTGGCGGCTGACGGTGTCAGTGCTTATCGCCAGGTCGTGCGGGAAAATCCGCAATTCGTCGAGTACTTCCGCCAGTCCACGCCGGAGCAGGAGTTGGGGCGTTTGCCACTGGGCAGTCGCCCGGCCAAACGTCGCGCCGGCGGTATCGAAAGTCTGCGGGCGATTCCGTGGATCTTTGGCTGGACGCAAACGCGGCTGATGCTGCCGGCATGGCTCGGCTGGGAATCGGCGCTGAGCAAAGCGCTGGAGCGTGGCGAAGGCGAGTTGCTCGGGCAGATGCGCGAACAGTGGCCGTTCTTCCGCACCCGTATCGACATGCTGGAAATGGTCCTGGCCAAGGCTGACGCGGATATCGCGCTGTCCTACGATCAGCGTCTGGTCGAGCCGGACTTGCTGCCGTTGGGCGCGCAGTTACGCGACCTATTGTCGCAGGCGTGCGCAGTGGTGCTCGGCCTGACTGGCCAGTCGCAGCTGCTGGCACATAGCCCGGACACCCTTGAATTCATCCGTCTGCGCAACACCTACCTCGACCCGCTACATCTATTGCAGGCCGAGTTGCTGGCCCGCTCGCGACAGCAGGATGTCGAGCAGGGCAGCCCGGTGGAACAGGCGTTGCTGGTGTCTGTGGCGGGGATTGCCGCCGGTTTGCGAAATACCGGCTAATGTTTTTGTCTGGGCACGCGGCCCCCGGAACACGCACCGGATGCCGCTTTGCCTGACGGCGGAAAGTGCCGTCAGGCGACAGTTAAGGATGGGGTTGCGACTTGGGTTACCGCGTCGCAAGGTCGCGGGGGGCGTCGGTTTCTCCGACTTTTGGCGTCTTGTGTGGGCGCAGCCTGCTGTGTATCTTGATCAGCCTTTGGCCGTTTGTGCGGCCACGACCCGTATTTTCAGGATTCGTCCCAAGCGGCGAATCCTTTGTTTTGTAAAAGCTTTTTATAAAAAAATTGAGGAGCACATCTAATGCGCGTCATTCTGCTGGGAGCTCCCGGGGCCGGTAAAGGTACTCAGGCTAAGTTCATCACCGAAAAATTCGGCATTCCACAAATTTCCACCGGCGACATGCTGCGCGCAGCGGTCAAGGCCGGTACTCCACTGGGCGTTCAAGCCAAGAGCATCATGGATGCCGGCGGCCTGGTGTCGGATGACCTGATCATCGCACTGGTTCAGGACCGTATCGCTCAGCCAGACTGCGCCAACGGTTTCCTGTTCGACGGCTTCCCGCGCACCATTCCACAGGCTGAAGCCCTGGTCACTGCCGGCGTTGAGCTGGACGCAGTGGTTGAAATCGCTGTTGAAGACGAAGAAATCGTTCAACGCATCGCCGGCCGTCGTGTTCACGAAGCCAGCGGCCGCGTTTACCACATCGTCTACAACCCGCCGAAAATCGCGGGCAAAGACGACATCACCGGCGAAGAGCTGGTACAGCGCAAGGACGACACCGAAGAAACCGTGCGTCATCGCCTGTCGGTCTACCACTCGCAGACCAAGCCTTTGGTGGAGTTCTATCAGAACCTGTCCGCGAAAAACGCTGGCAAGCCGAAGTACAGCCACATCCCGGGCGTTGGTTCGGTCGATGCGATCACCGCCAAGGTGCTGGCCGCGCTGAGCTGAAAAGTCTGAACCGCAGCATCATCCACGGCCCGCTTGCGGGCCGTAGTTGTTTATACTGACGCACTTTTTCCCACCCTTGTTTTGGAAACATCGATGAGCACCTTGCTGGCCCTGGACACCGCGACTGAAGCTTGCTCCGTTGCCTTGCTGCATGACGGCAAGGTCACGAGCCATTACGAGGTGATCCCGCGTCTGCACGCGCAGAAGCTGCTGCCGATGATCCAGCAACTGCTGGCCGACGCCGGCACCACGTTGCAGGCGGTCGATGCGATTGCTTTCGGTCGCGGGCCTGGCGCGTTCACTGGCGTGCGGATCGCCATTGGTGTGGTGCAAGGTTTGGCGTTTGCGCTGGATCGTCCGGTATTGCCAGTGTCCAACCTGGCCGTGCTGGCGCAACGTGCGCTGCGCGAACATGGCGTGAGCCAGGTCGCGGCGGCCATCGATGCGCGGATGGATGAAGTGTATTGGGGCTGCTACCGCGAGACGGCGGGGGAGATGCGTCTGGTCGGTGCCGAAGCGGTGTTGCCGCCGGAAGTCGCGGCGCTGCCGGCCGATGCCAGTGGCGAGTGGTTCGGTGCTGGCACCGGTTGGGGTTATGCCGAGCGGATCGCGGTCGAACTGACCGGCTCCGACGCTGGCATGCTGCCTCACGCCGAAGACCTGCTGACGCTGGCGCGTTTTGCCTGGGAGCGCGGCGAATCGATCCCGGCGGATGACGCGCAACCGGTATACCTGCGCGATAAAGTCGCCACCCCCAAGGCTCGTTGAGCCTTTAAAAAAGATCGCAGCCTGCGGCAGCTCCTACAAGGATCGCATTCCAAATGCAGGAGCTGCCGAAGGCTGCGATCTTTTGATCTTCTGAAGCCAATCGTCAGTTTCTAACCCCTCGCTTTAAACCTTTTGCGCTTTATGTGTTCTAGTTATCACTCGGCGGTTTGCTAAGTCGGTCAAGTGCCGCTAAATTGCCATCATCGATACCGAGCATGAAATTATGCGTATAGACGGCCTTTCCTCTCAGTCCTACCCCATCAAGCGCAAGCCTCGCAATGGCAATGTGGCGCTGGATGAATCCGTCGACGATATCGACGGCGAGCTGGAATTCCCGACTGAAGAGCAACTGGCCGCCCGCGCTGCCAAAGCCTCGGCCCAACGCCTGAGCAATCTGCCTGCCCGTCAGCAAGACATGATCTACCACCGTGCGATGAAAAAGAGCGTAGCCATGGCCTTGGCCAGCTACCTGAGCACCGCCGGTTTTGTCGATTGGGATGCGGACGTGCTGGGCCTCGATCTGTACATCTGATGGATCTGCCTTACTACCTCGGTTGCCCGTCCTGGAGCGAAAACGCCTGGCGCGAGTATCTATACCCGGTAGACGCCAAAACTTCCGATTTCCTCGGTCTCTATTCCCAGGTGTTCAACGCCGTCGAGGGCAATACCACCTTCTACGCAAGTCCATCGCCTGCCACGGTGCAGCGATGGGCTGAGGTGATGCCCGCACACTTTCGCTTCACCGCCAAATTCCCCGGCGACATCAGCCACAGCGGTGACCTGCGCGAGCAACTGACCGCCGCCGAAACCTTCCTGCAATTACTCAAACCTCTCGGTGAGCGCGTCTCGCCGATGTGGCTGCAACTGTCGAAAAGCTTCACACCGCATCGGCTGCCGGAACTGGCTGCGTTCATTGATGCGCTGGATTGCCCGTTGGCGGTCGAAGTACGACACGAACAGTTCTTCGCCAAGGGCGAGAGCGAACGCTTGCTCAATCGATTGCTGCTCGACCGGGGCGTCGAGCGCATTTGCCTTGATCCGCGCGCGCTGTTCAGTTGCCTGTCGACCGAATCCTCGGTGATCCACGCACAATCGAAAAAGCCACGAGTGCCGACGCGCCCGGCGGCGTTCACGCAATTCCCGCAGGTGCGTTTCATCGGCCACCCGGAGCTGGAAGCCAACGACCCGTTCCTGCTGCCGTGGGTGGCGAAAATCGCCGAGTGGATCGAAGAAGGCCGCACGCCGTACATCTTCCTGCACACCGCCGACAATCTCCTTGCGGCGAAACTGGCGCAACGTTTTCACGCACAACTGATGCAA encodes:
- the ppc gene encoding phosphoenolpyruvate carboxylase — encoded protein: MTDIDARLREDVHLLGELLGNTIRDQYGEAFLDKIEQIRKGAKADRRGSMDAELSASLNQLSEDELLPVARAFNQFLNLANIAEQYQLIHRREESQPAPFESRVLPELLARLRNEGHSAESLARQLARLEIELVLTAHPTEVARRTLIQKYDAIAGQLAAQDHRDLTSAEREQIQNTLQRLIAEAWHTEEIRRTRPTPVDEAKWGFAVIEHSLWQAIPNHMRKADKALHEATGLRLPLEAAPIRFASWMGGDRDGNPNVTAAVTREVLLLARWMAADLYLRDVDHLAAELSMQQASEALKAKAGDSAEPYRAVLKQLRERLRATRNWAHAALTAPTPAPADVLHNNRDLLDPLELCFNSLHECGMGVIADGPLLDCLRRAVTFGLFLVRLDVRQDSSRHSSAMTEITDYLGLGRYEDWDEEQRIAFLTRELSNRRPLLPAHFKPSADTAEVLNTCKEIAAAPGASLGSYVISMAGAASDVLAVQLLLKESGVLRPMRVVPLFETLADLDNAGPVMERLLLLPGYRARLQGPQEVMIGYSDSAKDAGTTAAAWAQYRAQERLVEICREQQVELLLFHGRGGTVGRGGGPAHAAILSQPPGSVAGRFRTTEQGEMIRFKFGLPDIAEQNLNLYLAAVLEATLLPPPPPTPEWRHLMDELAADGVSAYRQVVRENPQFVEYFRQSTPEQELGRLPLGSRPAKRRAGGIESLRAIPWIFGWTQTRLMLPAWLGWESALSKALERGEGELLGQMREQWPFFRTRIDMLEMVLAKADADIALSYDQRLVEPDLLPLGAQLRDLLSQACAVVLGLTGQSQLLAHSPDTLEFIRLRNTYLDPLHLLQAELLARSRQQDVEQGSPVEQALLVSVAGIAAGLRNTG
- a CDS encoding DUF72 domain-containing protein; the encoded protein is MDLPYYLGCPSWSENAWREYLYPVDAKTSDFLGLYSQVFNAVEGNTTFYASPSPATVQRWAEVMPAHFRFTAKFPGDISHSGDLREQLTAAETFLQLLKPLGERVSPMWLQLSKSFTPHRLPELAAFIDALDCPLAVEVRHEQFFAKGESERLLNRLLLDRGVERICLDPRALFSCLSTESSVIHAQSKKPRVPTRPAAFTQFPQVRFIGHPELEANDPFLLPWVAKIAEWIEEGRTPYIFLHTADNLLAAKLAQRFHAQLMQRLPGLPALPELYREPAAEQLGLL
- a CDS encoding OmpA family protein, whose protein sequence is MRKQLMIPALLAASVALAACSTPPNPNLENARTNYAGLQANPQASKVAALETKDASDYLDKADKAYLDKQDAAKVDQLAYLTNQRVEVAKQTIALRTAENNLKNAAAQRAQARLDARDQQIKQLQDSLNAKQTDRGTLVTFGDVLFATDRADLKSSGLVNINKLAQFLQENPDRKVIVEGYTDSTGTASHNQSLSERRANSVRTALVKMGVDPARIVTQGYGKEYPVAENGSVSGRAMNRRVEVTISNDNQPVMPRSAVSSN
- the tsaB gene encoding tRNA (adenosine(37)-N6)-threonylcarbamoyltransferase complex dimerization subunit type 1 TsaB — protein: MSTLLALDTATEACSVALLHDGKVTSHYEVIPRLHAQKLLPMIQQLLADAGTTLQAVDAIAFGRGPGAFTGVRIAIGVVQGLAFALDRPVLPVSNLAVLAQRALREHGVSQVAAAIDARMDEVYWGCYRETAGEMRLVGAEAVLPPEVAALPADASGEWFGAGTGWGYAERIAVELTGSDAGMLPHAEDLLTLARFAWERGESIPADDAQPVYLRDKVATPKAR
- a CDS encoding pilin assembly protein yields the protein MKIRELAQHWEENAKGRLTDTGYTIHLDVEAAARLAAITEMYPKRHAEELLGELIGAALEEFEASLPYVKGSTVVATDEEGDPLYEDVGPTPRFLALSRRHLQDLSAAAGKQKH
- a CDS encoding alpha/beta hydrolase → MRILGIFCLLLTLGGCSSLLFYPEPGQIFTPEKAKLEYHTVTLVTADGLKLNAWWLPAKPGVEVKGTVLHLHGNGGNLPMHLGGSWWLPKNGYQVLLVDYRGYGLSEGKPSLPAIYQDIDAAFAWLDKAPEVKGKPLILLGQSLGGSMAVHWLVQHPERQKQLKALVLDGVPASYRSVGQYALSTSWLTWPFQVPLSWLVPDSDSAINSMPQLNGVPKLIFHSIDDPLVPLSNGIRLYQAAPPPRVLQLTRGGHVQTFGDPVWRQVMLRYLDDPEHFNGLRRLGEIPNYPQPPNSEDESPQ
- a CDS encoding DUF4398 domain-containing protein, producing MELKTMKNQTSFTHLRGLKLAALAIGTSFVLAGCAGNPPTEQYAVTQSAVNSAVSAGGTEFAAVEMKQAQDKLKQAEIAMHDKKYDEARTLSEQAEWDARVAERKAQAAKAEQAVKDSQKGVQELRQESQRTVQ
- the adk gene encoding adenylate kinase, producing MRVILLGAPGAGKGTQAKFITEKFGIPQISTGDMLRAAVKAGTPLGVQAKSIMDAGGLVSDDLIIALVQDRIAQPDCANGFLFDGFPRTIPQAEALVTAGVELDAVVEIAVEDEEIVQRIAGRRVHEASGRVYHIVYNPPKIAGKDDITGEELVQRKDDTEETVRHRLSVYHSQTKPLVEFYQNLSAKNAGKPKYSHIPGVGSVDAITAKVLAALS
- a CDS encoding flavohemoglobin expression-modulating QEGLA motif protein — translated: MLSDRIVLAQTPIRVLDAVKWDESIRKGFLKAKGKEMPAVDRDYYLNRPLSFDSSKVKLEFQNIERDITRQLGQFNPVGQIMRRMCKEYRMVVRMLEARGTEDFGLISQELYGAASDAFHAGDPTLADLGLMMSDYLNNIDGRGDLKDEPKILTAKDAVHLLQTRLNKVFGEAEETIRVFESDGIVADAAAGADYIKIRTDAMFNDRDVRALEVHEGLVHVGTTLNGLNQPICTFLSKGPPSSTVTQEGLAILMEIITFASYPSRLRKLTNRTRAIHMVEEGADFLHIFEFFREQGFEMAESYGNASRVFRGSTPTGLPFTKDLSYLKGFIMVYNYIQLAVRKGKLEQIPLLFCGKTTLEDMRTLRQLVDEGLVVPPKYLPDQFRDLNALSAWMCFSNFLNHLSLDRIEADYSNIL